From the Solibacillus sp. FSL R5-0449 genome, one window contains:
- a CDS encoding penicillin-binding protein — protein sequence MFIFFGGLFLLLYWRFASIQATGMVKGHELEEEALSRYETGYVLSADRGKILDRNENVIAEDTLSYRLVAVIKESATESKKNPRHVVDKAETAKLLAQYIPMEEEKIYERLNPSKDLYQVEFGLAGRGISHEVKKKIEELKLPGILLYSDKKRYYPNGAFASHLIGFALRETDDDGNSSVVGKMGLEYIYDKQLTGTDGKLTYQRDARNYLLPSSDKVVQEAQDGNDIYLTIDKTIQNFLEEAMSRVNDQYNPQSMVAVVANPKTGEILAMSQRPTFNPDTRAGLDGNWLNDVVENTIEPGSTFKTFTVAAAIDSGNWYPNAMYQSGQYKVYNDTIRDHNRYGWGTISYLEGVQRSSNTAMTNLLDVMGWETFESYVKDFGFGQKTGIDLPNEASGIINSRYPLEKYTTTFGQGSTVTPIQLIQGVTAVANDGKMMQPYVIDKIVNPNTGEVLVDSKPTIKGEPISAETAEKTREVLASTIYGEAGNAKRFQIDGYKVAGKTGTAQMPKANGVGYDWGKNEFLYSFLGMAPAEDPQLAVFIGVAKPKLGATEIGSDPVSQVFNSVVLNSLKYMNINPSDVAEVETTKVEDYVGNQTDTVMTQLEAEGLVPVIIGQGGEITEQFPAADASLTSGSIVFLKTDGEITLPSFSDWSLRNLLVYKSLSKLPIEIVGEGYVESQSVSEGTPITDASPIVVKLKTPEEKHLTPPAEDMELEEEEDEEFLEELPQD from the coding sequence ATGTTTATTTTCTTTGGAGGGCTCTTTTTACTATTATATTGGCGTTTTGCATCGATTCAGGCGACAGGAATGGTAAAAGGGCATGAATTGGAAGAAGAAGCATTATCAAGGTACGAAACTGGATATGTGTTATCAGCAGACCGTGGGAAGATTCTGGACCGCAATGAAAATGTAATTGCCGAAGATACATTAAGCTACCGTCTTGTAGCGGTAATTAAAGAGTCGGCAACAGAAAGCAAAAAAAACCCAAGGCATGTCGTCGATAAAGCAGAAACAGCTAAATTATTGGCGCAATACATTCCGATGGAAGAAGAAAAAATTTATGAACGGCTAAACCCTTCGAAAGATTTGTATCAAGTCGAGTTTGGATTGGCAGGGCGCGGCATCAGTCATGAAGTGAAAAAGAAGATTGAAGAGCTGAAATTGCCTGGCATTCTATTATATAGCGACAAAAAACGATATTATCCGAACGGCGCTTTTGCCTCTCATCTTATAGGTTTTGCACTGCGTGAAACCGATGATGACGGGAATTCGTCGGTTGTCGGTAAAATGGGGCTTGAATACATTTATGATAAGCAATTGACCGGAACTGACGGAAAGTTAACCTACCAGCGCGACGCCCGTAACTATTTATTGCCTAGCAGCGATAAAGTGGTTCAGGAAGCGCAGGACGGGAACGATATTTATTTGACAATCGATAAAACAATCCAAAACTTCCTGGAAGAAGCAATGTCACGGGTCAATGATCAATATAATCCACAGTCTATGGTTGCTGTCGTGGCAAATCCGAAAACGGGAGAAATTTTGGCGATGTCACAACGACCGACATTCAATCCTGACACGCGTGCAGGATTAGATGGTAACTGGCTAAATGATGTTGTTGAAAATACGATTGAACCGGGTTCCACATTTAAAACATTTACGGTTGCAGCTGCGATCGATTCGGGGAATTGGTATCCGAATGCCATGTACCAGTCGGGGCAGTATAAAGTTTATAACGATACAATACGGGACCACAATAGATACGGATGGGGTACAATTTCCTATTTAGAAGGTGTCCAGCGCTCTTCCAATACAGCAATGACAAATTTGCTTGATGTGATGGGATGGGAAACGTTTGAAAGCTATGTAAAGGATTTTGGGTTCGGCCAAAAAACAGGCATTGACTTACCAAATGAAGCGAGCGGCATTATTAACTCGCGCTATCCTTTAGAAAAATATACGACAACATTCGGCCAAGGATCGACTGTTACACCGATTCAGTTAATTCAAGGTGTGACGGCAGTTGCAAATGACGGGAAAATGATGCAGCCGTACGTAATTGATAAAATTGTCAATCCGAATACAGGTGAGGTTTTAGTAGATTCAAAACCTACTATAAAAGGTGAGCCGATTTCGGCAGAGACAGCCGAGAAAACACGTGAAGTGCTAGCTTCAACTATTTACGGGGAAGCTGGGAATGCGAAACGATTCCAAATTGACGGCTATAAAGTGGCCGGTAAAACGGGAACTGCCCAAATGCCGAAAGCAAATGGGGTTGGTTATGACTGGGGGAAAAATGAGTTCCTTTATTCATTTTTAGGAATGGCTCCAGCAGAAGATCCGCAGCTCGCTGTATTTATTGGCGTTGCAAAACCAAAACTAGGGGCAACCGAAATAGGTTCTGACCCGGTTTCACAAGTTTTCAATTCAGTTGTACTGAACAGTTTAAAGTATATGAATATCAATCCGTCGGACGTAGCGGAAGTCGAAACGACAAAAGTTGAGGATTATGTAGGGAACCAGACAGATACAGTTATGACTCAACTGGAAGCAGAGGGACTGGTACCGGTAATAATTGGTCAAGGCGGAGAGATTACAGAACAGTTCCCTGCAGCAGATGCATCATTAACAAGCGGGAGCATCGTTTTCTTAAAAACAGATGGAGAAATTACATTACCTTCGTTTAGTGATTGGTCATTACGTAATTTACTTGTTTATAAGTCCTTATCCAAACTCCCGATTGAAATTGTTGGGGAAGGCTATGTTGAAAGCCAGAGTGTTTCCGAAGGGACGCCGATAACAGATGCTTCACCGATCGTCGTCAAGCTCAAAACTCCTGAGGAAAAGCATTTGACCCCTCCGGCAGAGGATATGGAGCTTGAAGAAGAGGAAGACGAAGAATTTCTTGAAGAACTTCCACAAGATTAG
- a CDS encoding penicillin-binding transpeptidase domain-containing protein codes for MKWVTTKSKKRLTWIAIALGLYGVAIFVKLVSVQIIQYDELSTKAKENWDREIPFHTQRGEITDRNNEVIVTNKLAPTLYFMPSQNEDKEQAADAIANVLNKDRAKILERLQQRVSLVKIAPEAKNITYEQAEKIQQLQIPGLYSGVDYVRSYPHGNLLARFLGFTGADNQGLAGIEYEYDELLKSSDAAIRLFTDAKGNALEHVDDEWKDGKDGATIQLTIDLKLQKIVERELSQAMLEYDADQALAIAMNPNSGEILALASFPTYDPTKFSEVEPSIYNRNLPVFMSYEPGSTFKIITLSAAIEEGVVNMEEEHFHDHGYTMVEGARLRCWKREGHKDQTFYEVVQNSCNPGFVELGQRVGSTKLLEYIHKFGFGKKTGSNIAGESTGILFSKEAFGPVEHATTSFGQGVSVTPIQQMQAVSAAINGGTLYTPYTVSKILDSKTNEVIMEQNPEAKAQVVSEETSEKVRHALELVVAKGSGRQAFRDGLRIGGKTGTAQKVENGRYKDGDYIVSFIGFAPANDPEIIVYVAIDNPKSSLQFGSVIAAPIVGRIIEDAAPLYNIEKQKDQIERDYVWGDELTERTPNFIGMTKDEVIPHLYPYKIEWHGEGEKVIQQVPSADSLILQSGSVHLYLGD; via the coding sequence ATGAAATGGGTAACTACAAAATCGAAAAAACGTTTAACATGGATCGCCATCGCACTTGGACTATACGGCGTGGCGATTTTTGTTAAATTAGTATCCGTTCAGATTATTCAGTATGATGAGCTTTCGACAAAGGCAAAAGAAAACTGGGACAGGGAAATTCCGTTCCATACACAGCGAGGCGAAATTACTGACCGGAACAATGAAGTAATTGTAACGAATAAACTAGCCCCGACTTTGTACTTCATGCCTTCACAAAACGAAGATAAAGAACAAGCAGCAGACGCCATTGCAAATGTACTCAATAAAGATCGTGCCAAAATATTGGAAAGACTGCAGCAGCGCGTATCCCTAGTAAAAATTGCTCCTGAAGCGAAAAATATTACGTATGAGCAAGCGGAAAAAATTCAGCAGCTCCAAATTCCGGGATTGTACAGTGGTGTCGATTATGTAAGGTCTTATCCGCACGGTAATTTGCTCGCACGCTTTTTAGGGTTTACAGGTGCAGATAACCAAGGCTTGGCAGGAATCGAATACGAGTATGATGAATTATTAAAAAGTTCGGACGCAGCCATTCGGCTATTTACGGATGCGAAAGGGAATGCATTGGAACATGTAGATGATGAATGGAAAGACGGAAAAGACGGAGCGACCATTCAGTTAACAATTGATTTAAAGCTTCAGAAAATCGTTGAACGAGAATTATCACAGGCTATGCTGGAGTATGATGCAGATCAGGCATTGGCCATTGCCATGAATCCAAACAGTGGTGAAATATTGGCGCTTGCATCATTCCCGACATATGATCCGACGAAATTTTCGGAAGTAGAGCCAAGTATCTACAACCGGAACCTTCCTGTATTTATGTCGTATGAGCCGGGTTCCACATTCAAAATCATTACGCTCAGTGCCGCAATTGAAGAAGGTGTAGTCAACATGGAGGAAGAACACTTTCATGACCATGGCTATACAATGGTCGAGGGAGCACGATTGCGCTGCTGGAAACGGGAAGGACATAAAGACCAGACGTTTTACGAAGTTGTACAAAATTCCTGTAACCCTGGATTTGTAGAGCTGGGGCAACGAGTTGGTTCAACAAAGCTGCTTGAGTATATTCACAAATTCGGATTCGGGAAAAAAACAGGCTCGAACATTGCCGGAGAATCGACAGGGATATTGTTTTCTAAAGAAGCATTTGGTCCTGTAGAGCATGCAACGACCTCTTTCGGTCAAGGTGTTTCTGTAACACCGATCCAGCAGATGCAGGCGGTCTCAGCAGCTATTAATGGCGGTACATTATATACACCGTATACAGTTTCAAAAATATTGGACTCTAAAACAAACGAAGTCATCATGGAGCAAAATCCGGAAGCGAAAGCGCAGGTCGTCAGTGAGGAAACATCTGAAAAAGTGCGTCATGCATTGGAGCTTGTCGTTGCAAAAGGTTCCGGTCGTCAGGCATTTCGTGATGGCTTACGCATCGGGGGTAAAACAGGGACTGCGCAAAAGGTAGAAAATGGCCGCTATAAAGACGGCGACTATATTGTATCGTTCATCGGGTTTGCGCCGGCCAATGACCCGGAAATTATCGTTTATGTTGCGATTGATAATCCGAAAAGCTCTCTGCAATTCGGAAGTGTTATTGCAGCACCGATTGTAGGACGTATTATTGAAGATGCAGCACCGCTGTACAATATCGAAAAGCAAAAAGATCAGATAGAACGGGATTACGTGTGGGGCGATGAATTGACTGAGCGTACACCAAACTTTATTGGAATGACTAAAGACGAAGTAATTCCACATTTATATCCTTATAAGATTGAATGGCACGGAGAAGGCGAAAAGGTAATTCAGCAAGTACCGTCAGCTGACAGCCTTATTCTCCAAAGTGGTAGTGTTCATTTATATTTAGGAGATTAA
- the mraY gene encoding phospho-N-acetylmuramoyl-pentapeptide-transferase, giving the protein MTLSTTLTILFSSFLVTVILAPVGIPLLRRLKFGQSIREEGPQSHMKKAGTPTMGGLIFLLAIIISTIIVAMIFDLFTTQTIVLLLVLVGFGVIGFLDDGLKVIFKRNLGLTSLQKLIGQIAIAIAAFLLLRLGSFDTSVGIPYTDLSIDLGILYVGFLIFWLVGFSNAVNLTDGLDGLVSGTASIAFAAFGVIALFNEQADIALFAFAVTGALLGFLIFNANPAKVFMGDTGSLALGGALAMISVLVKQELLLLLIGLVFVIETLSVILQVGSYKLRKKRIFKMSPIHHHFELSGWSEWKVVLVFWSTGCIVALIAVLAEALL; this is encoded by the coding sequence ATGACATTATCAACAACATTGACCATACTCTTTTCATCATTTTTAGTAACGGTCATTTTAGCACCAGTAGGAATCCCTCTTTTACGCCGATTGAAATTCGGGCAAAGCATACGTGAAGAAGGCCCTCAATCTCATATGAAAAAAGCGGGCACACCTACAATGGGTGGTTTAATTTTCTTGTTAGCCATTATTATTTCGACAATTATCGTCGCAATGATTTTCGACTTGTTTACAACACAAACGATTGTATTATTACTTGTTTTAGTTGGATTTGGCGTAATTGGCTTTTTAGATGATGGGCTTAAAGTTATTTTCAAACGTAACTTAGGATTGACTTCCCTACAAAAATTGATTGGGCAAATCGCAATTGCAATTGCCGCATTTTTACTATTACGTTTAGGTTCATTTGATACATCTGTAGGAATTCCGTATACGGATTTATCGATTGATTTAGGAATTCTGTATGTTGGGTTTTTAATTTTCTGGCTCGTAGGTTTTTCAAATGCGGTCAATTTAACAGATGGTTTGGATGGACTCGTATCCGGAACGGCTTCAATCGCATTTGCTGCATTCGGTGTCATCGCATTATTCAATGAGCAGGCCGATATCGCATTATTTGCATTTGCTGTAACTGGTGCATTACTTGGTTTCCTTATCTTTAATGCAAACCCGGCTAAAGTGTTTATGGGAGATACAGGTTCCCTTGCACTAGGCGGTGCATTGGCGATGATTTCGGTCCTCGTAAAACAAGAATTGCTGTTACTATTGATCGGTCTCGTATTTGTTATTGAAACATTATCCGTTATTTTACAAGTAGGAAGCTATAAACTGCGTAAAAAGCGTATATTCAAAATGAGTCCGATTCACCACCATTTTGAATTATCTGGGTGGTCAGAATGGAAAGTCGTACTAGTATTTTGGTCAACAGGTTGTATCGTAGCACTTATAGCAGTATTAGCGGAGGCGTTATTATGA
- the murD gene encoding UDP-N-acetylmuramoyl-L-alanine--D-glutamate ligase codes for MMEYEGLQAKKVLVLGLAKSGVAAAELLHQLGAFVTVNDAKPFDANPEAQELLSKGITVICGRHPEDLLDEGFEIVVKNPGIPYTNPIVADAIAKGLPVITEMELAYLVSEAPFIGITGSNGKTTTTTLLYEMLKAGRLKPLIAGNIGTVACGVAAEAKADEVIVTELSSFQLMGTREFRPHIAILTNLYEAHLDYHGTFEEYAEAKFGVTRNQTAEDYFIYNADQEVVAKYAQKSNAQLVPFTTKGHAKQGISADKENIYWQGDAVLKRDTIVLPGEHNLENILCAVAAALLQQCPIEAIEEVLSTFAGVRHRTQFVREWQGRKIYNDSKATNVLATKSALAAFEQPIVLLAGGLDRGHSFEELRKEMTRVKAVVTFGETALRFIEFAKSCGITNIVRAIDVEDAVGYGAKMSEQGDIILLSPACASWDQHASFEIRGDLFIDRVMKLS; via the coding sequence ATGATGGAATATGAAGGATTACAAGCTAAAAAAGTACTCGTTTTAGGATTGGCTAAAAGTGGTGTTGCGGCTGCAGAGCTTTTGCATCAGTTAGGTGCATTTGTAACAGTCAATGATGCAAAGCCATTTGATGCAAATCCTGAAGCGCAGGAGCTTTTATCTAAAGGAATTACCGTAATTTGTGGCCGACATCCGGAAGATTTGCTTGATGAAGGTTTTGAGATAGTCGTAAAAAACCCTGGGATTCCATACACAAATCCGATTGTTGCCGATGCGATTGCCAAAGGTCTTCCTGTCATTACAGAAATGGAACTTGCTTATTTAGTAAGTGAAGCGCCATTTATCGGTATTACTGGTTCGAATGGTAAAACAACTACGACAACTTTACTTTACGAAATGCTAAAAGCAGGCCGTTTAAAACCATTGATCGCCGGGAATATTGGAACCGTTGCTTGTGGTGTTGCAGCAGAAGCAAAAGCAGATGAGGTCATCGTTACCGAGTTATCATCGTTCCAGTTAATGGGGACACGTGAATTCAGACCACATATTGCAATTTTGACAAATCTGTATGAAGCCCATTTAGATTACCATGGGACGTTTGAAGAATATGCAGAGGCTAAATTTGGGGTCACACGCAACCAGACAGCCGAAGATTATTTTATTTATAATGCAGATCAGGAAGTTGTGGCGAAATATGCTCAAAAATCAAATGCCCAACTCGTTCCATTTACGACAAAAGGCCATGCAAAACAAGGGATCAGTGCCGATAAAGAAAACATTTATTGGCAAGGCGATGCGGTCTTAAAACGTGATACTATTGTATTGCCGGGTGAGCATAATTTAGAAAACATCTTATGTGCTGTAGCAGCAGCACTACTGCAGCAATGTCCTATTGAAGCAATTGAAGAAGTTTTATCAACATTTGCAGGGGTACGTCACCGTACGCAGTTTGTCAGAGAATGGCAAGGACGCAAAATTTACAATGATTCAAAAGCAACAAATGTACTGGCAACGAAAAGTGCCTTGGCTGCATTTGAGCAACCGATTGTATTATTGGCCGGCGGATTAGATCGCGGGCATTCATTTGAAGAGCTTCGTAAAGAAATGACACGTGTAAAAGCAGTAGTCACGTTTGGCGAGACTGCACTTCGCTTTATCGAATTTGCAAAATCATGTGGCATTACGAATATTGTGCGTGCAATAGATGTAGAAGATGCAGTCGGTTATGGAGCAAAAATGTCTGAACAAGGTGACATCATTTTACTGTCGCCTGCATGTGCAAGCTGGGATCAACATGCGAGCTTTGAAATTCGAGGCGACTTATTTATTGATCGTGTTATGAAACTTTCATAA
- a CDS encoding putative peptidoglycan glycosyltransferase FtsW, with translation MISAIALSLIGILFIFSAGTYWGNVHYNGQTPFYLKQAIYFIVALIICAAIMNWEFLQQPKVWKTFYIISLGLLVAVLIPGIGIVRNGSQSWIGIGPLTIQPAEIAKVTTIIYISALLTQRKSYERIVQLKHFLILILPAALIMLQPDFGAVFILVVVVLIIFFIAQYPLRLYVVLITLGIGGLAGLIIAAPYRLKRIEAFINPWADPLGSGFQAVQSLFAIGPAGLFGHGLLKSRQKYLYLPEPQNDFIFAIILEEIGLVGGMGLLLIFACFLILGYRLALQCKHVFHFYAICGLTTMIAVQAALNIGVVINLLPVTGVTLPFISYGGTSLVVVWVTVALILNFSYERRKE, from the coding sequence ATGATCAGTGCGATTGCATTGTCGCTTATTGGCATTCTCTTTATTTTTTCTGCAGGTACATATTGGGGGAATGTTCACTATAATGGACAAACCCCGTTTTACCTGAAACAGGCAATTTATTTCATCGTTGCACTTATCATTTGTGCAGCGATTATGAACTGGGAGTTTTTGCAGCAACCGAAAGTGTGGAAGACTTTTTATATCATCTCACTTGGCTTACTAGTTGCTGTTCTTATCCCGGGTATCGGGATCGTCCGAAATGGTTCGCAAAGCTGGATTGGGATCGGTCCTTTAACGATACAGCCGGCTGAGATTGCGAAAGTAACGACAATTATTTATATTAGTGCATTATTGACACAGCGGAAATCGTATGAGCGAATTGTACAACTGAAGCATTTTCTCATACTGATTCTTCCCGCAGCCTTAATTATGCTTCAGCCTGATTTCGGTGCTGTCTTTATTTTAGTAGTGGTTGTTTTAATTATATTTTTTATTGCCCAATATCCGTTGCGTTTATATGTTGTTCTTATCACATTAGGTATAGGTGGCCTTGCAGGGTTAATTATCGCGGCCCCGTATCGACTTAAACGGATTGAAGCATTTATCAACCCTTGGGCAGACCCGTTAGGAAGCGGCTTCCAGGCGGTTCAGTCATTATTTGCGATAGGTCCTGCTGGCTTGTTTGGACATGGATTATTAAAAAGTAGACAAAAGTATTTATACTTACCGGAACCGCAGAACGATTTTATATTTGCAATCATTTTAGAGGAAATTGGACTTGTCGGTGGAATGGGACTGCTGCTTATTTTTGCGTGCTTTTTAATTTTAGGATATCGCTTGGCATTACAATGTAAACATGTATTTCATTTTTATGCTATTTGCGGACTGACAACGATGATTGCTGTACAGGCAGCGCTGAACATAGGGGTAGTTATTAATTTACTTCCTGTAACAGGTGTAACATTGCCATTTATAAGTTATGGCGGAACATCGCTCGTTGTTGTATGGGTAACAGTAGCGCTTATCTTAAATTTCTCTTATGAAAGAAGGAAGGAGTAG
- a CDS encoding cell division protein FtsQ/DivIB has translation MEKVIDITERVPAMKKRRRRRTNLKFLALVTIFLFIIIILLYFQLPYSDIKKIDIKGASLKEDTYYIEQSNLKIDDSLWGFKISEVEQAITQHEWVKSVNVERKFLNEVQITIEEWQKVAYITQNGEFYPMLDNGIVFEESNEIVPIDAPIFRDFENENLRKKLLKELANLKPEVLSLISQINANPTEADPYSITLFMNDGYEVRADANTLAEKLNYYPSIIAQIESEDVSEKGIVDIEVGSYYRPFSGEYSLIKEDTEKTEESAEETADETENAETDEGGQLEEQNEEEPE, from the coding sequence ATGGAAAAAGTAATCGATATTACAGAGCGGGTACCCGCTATGAAAAAACGCAGAAGACGTCGCACAAATCTAAAATTTTTAGCACTCGTGACGATTTTTCTTTTTATCATTATCATCCTTCTTTATTTTCAATTACCTTATAGTGATATAAAAAAAATTGATATTAAAGGGGCATCCCTTAAGGAAGATACGTACTATATCGAACAGTCAAACCTAAAAATTGATGATTCGTTATGGGGGTTTAAAATTTCAGAAGTGGAGCAGGCAATTACTCAGCATGAATGGGTAAAATCCGTTAATGTCGAAAGAAAATTCCTGAATGAAGTTCAAATTACGATTGAGGAATGGCAAAAAGTAGCTTACATCACACAAAACGGGGAATTTTACCCTATGCTTGATAACGGCATTGTTTTTGAAGAATCCAATGAAATTGTTCCAATCGATGCCCCGATTTTCCGGGACTTTGAAAATGAGAATCTTCGAAAAAAGCTGTTGAAGGAACTTGCAAATTTAAAGCCGGAAGTATTGTCGCTCATTTCCCAAATTAATGCAAATCCTACAGAAGCGGACCCGTATTCAATTACGCTTTTTATGAATGATGGCTATGAAGTACGCGCTGATGCGAATACTTTAGCAGAAAAGTTAAATTACTATCCATCGATCATCGCGCAAATTGAAAGCGAGGACGTTTCTGAAAAAGGGATTGTAGATATTGAAGTCGGGTCATATTACCGACCTTTTTCAGGTGAATATTCATTGATAAAAGAAGACACTGAAAAAACTGAAGAATCAGCAGAAGAAACAGCCGATGAAACAGAAAATGCGGAAACTGATGAAGGGGGGCAACTGGAAGAACAAAATGAAGAAGAGCCGGAATAA
- a CDS encoding DUF881 domain-containing protein has product MKKSRNNSSSQPKKKPTIFSGKYGAILIVCVITGFIIGFSYNLSKDKRTLSSASPQFEQENQYLEDLIEKQERNKELADELAQLEEKIRTYEKQFSSNESQYEQNRQDAEQLRLLLGLTDGMGQGIRITLQDGDYNPNTTNPNEYIVHESHIFKVLNELKIAGAEAISINGQRLKPNSYIACNGPVITIDGQQYPAPFVIEAVGNQDVLISSLELAGGVFDQLLNEQIVVTLETDDLIEMKTVSDE; this is encoded by the coding sequence ATGAAGAAGAGCCGGAATAATAGCAGCAGCCAGCCGAAGAAAAAACCTACCATATTTTCAGGAAAGTATGGCGCCATACTAATTGTATGCGTGATTACAGGATTTATTATCGGTTTTTCCTATAATTTATCAAAGGACAAGCGTACATTAAGTTCTGCCTCTCCCCAGTTTGAGCAGGAAAATCAGTACTTGGAAGATTTGATTGAAAAGCAGGAAAGAAACAAAGAGCTTGCAGATGAGTTGGCCCAATTAGAGGAAAAAATTCGTACTTATGAAAAGCAGTTTTCTTCAAATGAATCGCAATATGAACAGAATCGCCAGGATGCTGAGCAATTGCGGCTGTTATTAGGCCTAACTGATGGGATGGGACAAGGGATTAGAATTACATTGCAAGATGGTGATTATAATCCGAATACTACCAACCCGAACGAGTATATTGTGCACGAAAGTCACATATTTAAAGTATTAAATGAATTAAAAATTGCAGGTGCCGAAGCGATATCCATAAACGGACAACGTTTAAAACCCAATTCCTACATTGCCTGCAATGGTCCTGTCATTACAATTGATGGACAACAATACCCTGCACCATTTGTAATCGAGGCGGTAGGTAATCAGGATGTACTTATTTCTTCGTTGGAACTGGCAGGAGGAGTATTTGACCAATTATTAAATGAACAAATTGTCGTTACTTTGGAAACAGACGACCTAATCGAGATGAAAACAGTCAGCGATGAGTAA
- a CDS encoding DUF881 domain-containing protein yields the protein MTKKMYRNITIISFIIGFMLAVQYNTVQKPAERTTVDIWEIRQQLFAEQERHSELLTGISELTETVNKYEDAEFDNPEVLLQQTVDQLKERAGILPVEGPGLTLTVGASPELMALGYEIKPVSPELLIRLINDLNRYNARAIEVDDKRLSYNSAIRDINGKTTINSEPIQNTDIEINIITFTYEQAEKMKNHLLASTFQDEFYIDNLVLTIHEAEQNLQIDSVVPVQKSKYLSEK from the coding sequence ATGACGAAAAAAATGTACCGTAATATTACAATCATCTCGTTCATCATCGGCTTTATGCTTGCAGTGCAATACAACACTGTTCAAAAACCGGCAGAAAGAACTACGGTCGATATTTGGGAAATTCGTCAGCAATTATTTGCGGAGCAGGAGCGGCATTCAGAATTGCTGACCGGAATAAGCGAATTGACCGAAACGGTAAATAAATATGAGGATGCAGAGTTTGATAATCCGGAAGTACTCTTGCAGCAAACGGTTGATCAGCTTAAAGAACGTGCAGGGATCCTGCCGGTTGAAGGACCGGGGTTAACATTAACGGTTGGCGCCTCACCGGAATTAATGGCTTTAGGCTATGAAATAAAGCCTGTATCCCCTGAACTGTTAATCCGCCTTATCAATGATTTAAACCGCTATAATGCCCGGGCCATTGAAGTGGATGACAAACGTTTAAGCTACAACTCGGCCATTCGCGATATTAATGGAAAAACGACGATCAATAGTGAGCCGATTCAAAATACGGATATTGAAATAAACATTATTACATTTACGTATGAGCAGGCCGAAAAAATGAAAAACCATTTGCTTGCATCTACGTTCCAGGATGAGTTTTATATTGATAATCTAGTATTGACGATTCATGAAGCAGAGCAGAATCTACAAATCGACTCAGTTGTGCCTGTACAAAAAAGTAAGTATTTATCAGAAAAGTAG
- a CDS encoding small basic family protein, with protein MWLPLLGLVLGVVLGILTDIQIPSVYENYLSIAVLAALDTMVGGIRALLQQVYDDKVFISGFFFNIILAAGLAFLGVHIGVDLYLAAIFAFGVRLFQNIAVIRRLLLTKYENRRLKKEENS; from the coding sequence ATGTGGTTACCACTTTTAGGTCTTGTATTAGGTGTGGTATTAGGGATTTTAACAGATATTCAAATTCCATCTGTTTATGAAAACTATTTATCCATTGCTGTACTGGCGGCTCTCGATACTATGGTCGGCGGTATCCGTGCATTATTGCAGCAAGTATACGACGACAAAGTATTTATTTCCGGGTTTTTCTTTAATATAATTTTAGCAGCAGGATTGGCTTTTCTCGGAGTTCATATAGGTGTCGATCTTTATTTAGCCGCAATTTTTGCATTCGGTGTTCGACTATTTCAGAACATCGCAGTCATTCGTCGGTTATTATTGACAAAATATGAAAACAGAAGGTTGAAAAAGGAGGAAAACTCTTAA